The DNA region CACGAAAAAACAGATAAGAAAGCTACTTGATGATAATTTTATGCCCGGTGAGCTGAAGCAGTATGACGACCAGTATCGCGATCACCAGGAGTGCGATGACCACCCCCAGACCGTCGCCGCCTACCTGCAGCTCATCGAGCTGCAGCGCGAGCTCATGCACCTGCTGATCGCTGAGCTGTGCGAGGCGGCTGTTGATCTCGTCCTGGGTAAGCCCCAGCTGCTCCAGGCGCTCCCTGACCATCTTCGTCTCGAGGACCTGCCGTATCTTCTCGATATCAGCCGTCCTGT from Nitrospirota bacterium includes:
- a CDS encoding PA2779 family protein, giving the protein MRFPFMRQIAWYLVGAMFIIGIAPRAEAGFTPSEIIALSHADRTADIEKIRQVLETKMVRERLEQLGLTQDEINSRLAQLSDQQVHELALQLDELQVGGDGLGVVIALLVIAILVVILLQLTGHKIIIK